Part of the Sphingobacterium sp. LZ7M1 genome, AATTTGGCTCGCACTTCTGGTACTGAAATAAGTAAAATCCAAGTCTATTCTATTATTGAACAAGCCCAATTGAGTTCCCACTTCATAGGAAGTCACGAATTCAGGCTTTAATTCAGGGTTCCCTATTGTACTTCCAATCTGAAACCCTGTAATACTGCTACCCCCAACAGATAATGGGAAAGTGATATTGGCTGTATTGTTACCATATCCTGCTGGACCATAAACGGAACTCAACAGATAAGGATCGGCATCACGGCCTACCCTTGCCACATTACCCCTGATTTTCCAATAGGATAAGATTTCTCCTCGTAAATTTTCAAAGGCGGTTGTAGGGACAAAGCTCAAAGAGGCAGATGGATAAAAATAGGTGTTGTTCTTTTCAGGAAGCGTCGAAGATTGATCCGCCCTTCCGGTCAATTCCAAGAATAGGTAATCATTATATCCTAAGCTCAACTGACCATAATAACCGATCAATCTGCGCAAGGTTTTTCCTGCATAAGACGAAGTAAATACAGAGGCATTGCTCACATTGTCAAACATTGGAATAGCCAATGAACTACCGATTACCCCTGAATATCGATAAGAACGACTATTGATGTTTTGACCTAAAAGCAGGTTTGCATCCAGGCCTTCCATAAAAATATCATCTTTTTTGGCCGTGATCATCAAATCTCCATTTAGTTCACTTCTGAACCTCGTGTCTTCATCGATGGTACCAAGTGGTGCACGGGCAGCACCCGGCCTTTGGATCTGCGACCTCTGGTCAAAATAGGTATCAGCAGTAACCCGATAGGAAGCACTCAACCAATCTGTGAAATCATAGCCCACAACCAAGTTACCATAGGCACGGTCTACTTCGGATTGGAAAAACTCATTCTGTATACTCCATAAAGGACTATTTTGCGTTGGCAAGAAATACTGTCTTTGACCAGCAGGGCTTAATATAGGTGTACCGTGCAGATCATAGGAAATAGGGATACGGGTAATCTGTCCAAAAGCACTACCACCATTTCCCATGGTCGCTCCGCGCTGGCTAGTTTTAGCGTAATTGATAGTACCACTGATCTTAATTCCATTTTCCAAGTTCCTGCTCCCACCGATATTGGCAGTATGTCTGTTGTACTTACTTTCCGGAACAATACCTTTCTGAATGGTACTTGACACACCTGCAACAAAATTGGACTTCTCATCGCCCCCAGCAAGGTTCAATGAATTTTGATAAAAAGATCCTGTTTTATAAAAATCTTTAATATTGTTTGGATACGCTCTATAGGGCACCGTTAATCCTGTACCCCCTTGGATTACCTCTTCCAGGGTTCCAAATCTTGGTCCCCATGAAAGTGTAGATTGATTATTATAGATGTTCTGTGAACCCTGTCCATACATCTCCTGAAATTTCGGGAGGTACCCCACATTTTGGAAGTTCATCGAAGAGTTTAAGGTTACCTCGGTCTTACCGCCCAAGCCTTTACCCGATTTGGTCGTGATCATCAAGACCCCAGCCGACGCTCTTGAACCATATAGTGCAGACGCAGCAGGCCCTTTCAGGATGTTGATCGACTCGATATTGTCCGGTGGAATATCATTTAAACGATTGGATGGTTGAGAACCAAACAAGGTATTCTGGCTGTTATCGGTATCATTACTGAAAATAATCCCGTCGACAACAATCAATGGTTGGTTATTACCACCAAAGGAAGTAATACCACGGATATTGATATTGGTCGAAGAACCTGGCTGACCAGAAGCACTTCCGATCGTCACCCCTGCAACCTTACCTTGCAATGAATTCAAAACATTGGTTTCCGATCGCTGAACTAGGTCTTCCCCACCGACCTTCTGGGTTGCATAACCAATGGATTTGGCTGTTCGTTCAATACCCTGTGCGGTCACCAATACTTCTTCGATGGCTTCATCGCCCGCATTCAGCACCATGTTAATACTGGTTCGGCCGGCAACCTTCACCGTTTGGCTCTGATAACCTACATAGGAAAACCGCAATGATGCATCTGCATTGGCTGAAATGTTGTAGGTACCGTCACTTGAAGTCTGGGTTGCTACAGAAGTACCAACCACACTTACCGACACTCCTGCCAATGGCGTTCCATCACTCGCTGAAGTTACCCTCCCAGTAACCTCTCGATCTTGCGCATACGCTGTTCCGCACAGGCATATGAACACAAAAATAAATTTGAGTAGTCTTTGTTTCATAAATTAATTGTTTAGTAATAAAAGTTTATATATACTTAATATTTGTTTAAATATTAACTTGAAATTGGCTCTAAATAACTTTATTAACTATATATTCTAAATTTCGTTAATATTTTTAATATAATCAAGAATATTAGGTAGTATTTGTTAATTTTAAGGAAATTATCAGAAAAATAAACTTGAAACCTCAACCAATATCTATTGTTTAGATTAATTTTAACCTTCAATTATTGCGCTTTAGTATAAATTCCGATAGTTATTGAGCAGAAATGGGAATAATGAAAAACAGCTAGGGTGAAAAACAAGTTTTGTATCTATTAATTTCAAGAACTGCCAAATTCAACCTAGTCTTATTCGAGACACATTCGGAACTTTGGCTACATGCCTCAATCCTTACTCAGTTCCTGTTCAGAAAATCTTCGGAAAATACTGGGGAGATTTCCGAATGATTCCCGAATATGTCTCGAATATGTCTCGAATAAAACCTGATCAGGAGGAGATGAAAATCAGGGCGGAATTGACCCATATCCTTAAGATCATCGAAGAGGGAAAAGCGCTGTCTGGGGGATAGGATTTTCGGAAATAAAAAAAGCCTTCAGGAAATCCTGAAGGCTTATATAGCAATTAAAAATTAGTCTATTAAATTTGAGGGTTATTTTGAATTTCCACTTGAGGGATTGGGAAAGTCAATTTCTCATCATTGTATCTGAATGATTGACCAGGGAAAGAAAGGTGGTTTGAACCTCTAGTGATGGTCGCTTTATTACGTTTCATCGCTAGGTAACTTTTTCCTTCACCCCAGAACTCGATACGAGTCTGTAAATAGATTTCATTTTTCAAAGCTTGGCCAGAAAGGTTAGAAATATAGTTTACATCTGCTTTTCTTAGGCTCACTACTTTTTTCAAAGACTCAGCAGCAGAAGCGGCATTGTTCAAGTTCGCATAAGCTTCAGCGTTCAAGATCTGCATCTCATCCACACGCATATAGATATAATCCGTAACCACATTTCTTTGACCCATTGCTTTACGCTCTGGTGCAAAGAATTTGTTCATTGGCATTAAGTTTTTAGCGTTGAATTGAGATTTTCTCACGTCATCAGCAGGAATTTTGTCGTAAAGACCTTTATCGATAGTTTTAGGGTCACCTGCAGCTGCATAGCTATAGGTAAAGTAATCTACCTGTCCCCACCAAGAAACCAAGTCAAGGTTACTCGCTAAGGTCAAGTCAACACCCCACATCCAACTTGGAGTATTTACATTGTTGAAACCAGACTCAGGGTTTGTTACAATACCATTTTCATTTAGGATAGCAGCAGATTCACGTTTTGTAGTTAAAGGGAATCCTCCATTGGCCAAGATATCATTGGTCAAAGTAACCACTTGTTGCCAATCAGCTTGTGTACCTCTAGCACCTAATGCATAAGCTAACAAACCTTTTGCTACGTATTTGTTGATCTGATCTTTACTTGTTCTGTTGAAGTTGTCTAAGTAAGCAATAGACGTATTCAGGTCAGAAACAATCAGGTCATAAACATCCTTGGTGCTTGACAAAGGTTGGTTAGGCTGATCAGTAGAAGTATAGATCGGTAAGATCATTTCAGAACCAGTACCATACTCTTTAGCATATAAATTTGCTAGGTAGAAATATGAATAAGCTCTCATCGCCTTAGCCTGACCCATAATATGTCTTTGTTCGATATCTTCAGCAGGAATTTCCACATCTGTACCACCCAAAGCATCAATAACAGTATTGGCAGCGAAAATGATTTTGTAGTAATATTTCCAAGCGTGGCTAGCTTCTAATTTAGTATAATCAGTTGTCGTGATGTAACGCGCGATTTGATCATACCAGCCATAGTTTCTTCCAGCCAACACCATATCAGAACACAACATGTCTGTATAGATGTCATAACCTTTTTGACCAAAGTCGTCATGGCTCTCTTCAGCGGCACCTTGCGCAGAGAATAAATTGTACATGGTTGAATAAAGACCTGCAATATTACCTTTTAACAAAGCAGGGTCTTGTTTTGCAGCTTCTTCCAACTGTTCGGTTGAAAGTTCTTCTGTTGGTTTTTCATCCAAGAAGTCTTTACTACAAGAAGCAGTAAACAACAGGGATGAAATCAACACTATATTTAATGACTTTTTCATTGTTTATCTAACTATTAAAATTTAACTCTTAAACCTGCACTTACAGTTGATAAAGGAGAGTATCTGTACATACTTGATGAACCAGCTTGGTGAGTTGAAGGATTGAATCCTTTTCTCGCTGAAGCGATAGCCAAGTTATCTGCAGAAACCCAGATTCCTAATGCTTTTGCACCGATAGCATCTAACACATTAGTTTTGAAGTTGTAACCTAATCTTACGTTGTTCAACATCAAGTAATTTGCAGATGTCAAGAATCTAGTTGATGAAGAGTTTACACCAACATCATTGTCATTATTCAATCTTGGAACGTTGGTGATATCACCAGGCTGTTGCCATCTGTTGAACATATCCGTGTGCCAGTTGTTACCACCGATCACATCATTGTTCATCAAGATTGCGTAAGCACCGTCATAAGCATATCCACCTAAGCTATACAACATCTGTACGCTTAAATCGAAACCTTTGTAACCTGCTCTCAAGTTCACTGCACCTCTTAATTTAGGGATAGCAGATTTACCAACATAATGTTGAGTTGCTTCAGAGTATACTGTTGTAGTTCCTTCTTTGATCTCTTTATTTTCTGGGTTGTCGAACAAAGCCAATGAAGTGATCTGCTCACCAGTGTCAAACTGACCGTTTGCATTGTTGTCCGTATAGAACACCTTGAATTGGCTCTCACCAGTTTCAGCATCTACACCAACGAAATCTCTCATGTAGAAATCGTATAGAGAGTGATCTTTAGACCATCCATAAACACCTTGGATATCAATTTCCTTAGGTAAGTTGGTGGAAGGTTCGATAGGCATTTTAGTGATTTTGTTTTTGAAACTCTCACCGTTGATACCTAGATCTAAATAGTAATCTTGACCTTTAAGGATGTGACCTACTAAATCAAATTCGATACCTTGGTTTCTTAACTGGCCGTCGTTTACTTTGATTGTAGGGTAACCGATTGATGGACCAACACCTCTATCGAAGATTAAGTTGTCGGTATTTTTCACATAGTACTCAATTGTACCAGAGATATAGTTACCTAATTCGAACTCGATACCAGTTTGGAACATTTTGGAAGTTTCCCAAGTTAAGTCCTCATTACCTTTAGTTACGAATGAGAATGCAGGGTTGTTGTTCAAGTTATCTACACTGTACAAGTCGTAACCTGGGTAGTAACCAACACCAGCTTGCTCACCAAGAACACCGTAAGAAACTTTATATTTCAAGAAATTGAAAATATCTTGGTCTTGCATGAAGTCTTCGTTAGATACAATCCAACCAGCACCTAATGAACCAAAAGTTCCCCATTTATCTTTCTTGAACCTTGAAGAACCATCTCTTCTCACTGTTCCGGATAAGTAGTATTTATTTTTGTAATCGTAGTTAACCTGTCCGAAGTAACTTTCCAAAGCGTAAGCTTCCGTATAAGATTTAACTGGGTTAGAAACGATTACGTTATTGAAATCAAGGATGTTGTTGTCCACTAAGTTGTAACCAGAGGCATTCAAGATATTGCTTTCCCACTTAACAGCCTCATGTGCTACCAATGCTTCCAATGAGTGATCACCGAAATCTTTTCTATAGCGCAATAAGTTCAATAAGTTGAAGTAGTTAAGCTCTGTACGACTTTGGTACAATGAACCGTTTTGAGATGCCGAACTTCCGTAGAATTTGTTTGCACGGTCATTGTAGATATTGTTATAGTATTGGATACCTAAGGAGTTTTCGAATGTCAAACCATCAATGATATTGAAGTTAACATAGGCTCTACCGTTCAATTCATTACGTTTGTGACGTTTGATGTCATAAGTTGCATCAGCGATCGCATTGGTTAATGAACCGAATTTACGGCCTGAGTTCGTTCCATAATCGTATACATAACCACCGAAGATGTTATCATCAATTTTGTTTCCGTTTTCATCACGCTCAAACAAAGGATAGATAGAAGGGATGTTGTCAACGAACCAGAAAATACTTCCTGAGTCTTCCGATTGACCACCTGTATTTCTTTCTACTTTCGAGTAGTTGGTGTTCATACCCACTGTCAACCAGTTGGTCACTTTATGGTCTAAGCTCAAACGACCTGTAAATCTTTCGAAATCAGAGTTGATTGAGTAACCTTTGTCACCTAAGTATCCGAATGAGGTAAAGTAGTTTGTTTTATCTGTTGCACCACCGAACCTAACGTTAAGGTCAGTTCTAGCTGCATTTTGGAAAGCATGATCTTCCCAGTTTTCAGGATCAAACTTTCTAGTTACATTGTTTTTAACCTTTCTAGTTACAGGATCGATTAGATCAGACACTGAACTTACGTTCCAAAGGTTGTTCAATGGATTGATACCTCTATCTGAGAATAAGTACTCGTTAGCATAAGCAGCACCGTCTTCACCAGCCAATACACCTTCGTTGTACATAGCTTCCCAGCTTAACCCGATATAATCTTCAGGAGATTTGATCACATCATAACGAGGCAATAAAGACATGTTTGTACCGAAGTTAACATCAGCTTCAATAAATGAGCTCTGACCTCTACCTGTTTTAGTGGTGATTACGATTACCCCGTTGGCACCTCTAGAACCATAGATAGCAGTTGCAGCAGCATCTTTCAATACCGTTACATTATCGATATCTGCATTATTGATGGAAGTAATGTTACCTGAGAAAGGCACACCATCCACCACGTACAATGGGTCACGGTTACCGTTAACCGAACCAAAACCACGGATACGTACTGTTGAAGCAGTACCTGGCTGACCTGTAGTATTGGTCACTTGAAGACCAGCTACCTCACCAGCGATTGCCTGCGACACGTTTGAAGTGTTCTTTTGTTGCAATTTCGTACCATCAACCTTTTTTGCAGAACCTGTAAAAGCTTCTTTGGTTGTGCTACCATAACCTACAACGACAACTTCATCCAAAGACATTTCATCCTCTACTAATTGTACATTGGCAGTTGTTTGGTTAGCAACATCTACTCTTTTAGAAGTATATCCTACAAATGAGAAGTTCAATACCGTCTTACCGTCCGCTACAGTAATCGTGTAACCTCCATCTGCGTCTGTCTGAGTAGCAATACTAGTTCCCACTAGCGCTACTGATACACCACTTAATGGTGCTCCGTCAGTAACCGAAGTTACCTTACCACTCACTTGACGATCTTGTGCGAACGCTACACTAATCATGCAGGTTAACACAAAAATTAAGCTGAGTAATTTGTGTTTCATAAATTTTGCTATTAATTAAAAGTTTTAAAACAGAGTCTGTTAAAATTTGTTAAACAGTCGACAAATATAGACTTACCTTAAATATTTCACAAATAAATTCCTGTAACCTATTATTTTTATCAAATAGGTAACAGAAAAGTTGAATTGTCAACTATTATAAGATTCTACGTTAAAATTTATAATAAATAGCAGTCATTTAATAGTTATTTGACTGATTTGAATAAAATAATTTTAATATTAACGAGATTATTATTCCCTTATCCTGCTGAATTACTGATATTTATAATTCAAGATTGAAAATTTGGTAAAATATTAGCGTATTTAGATGTTTAAACAAGTTTTAAGAAGAAGTAAAATTTGATATGCATTGCTAACCAGCAATATCTAGAGAACAATAACGAAACATTCATCACTGCATGGACAGAATTTCAAAACATCAGTCATAATCATGTTCGTTAATCAGAATATAATTTCGATTTATCCCTAAAACACTTCTCACAACACGGTCTTTATTGAAATTCAATAATTCGCCAAAATATATCTATTACATAAAAAATGTAAAATGCATGTTACTTTAAGATTATCTCTTTAATTTCTTGGTCAAAATGGGTGTTTGAACACAAAAATGGGTTTAAAACCTTTAAATCCACAATATTTCCCTAAGAGAAATATTACATACGATTAAAGAACAAAAATATTATTCATTTCACAAAACCTTGAAAAGCAGCTTTTAGGAAGCTAAGCGGAGAAAAAAAAAACGGGATTGAACACTGTTCAACCCCGATTAATAAAGGCAGTTTATCTTAGGGCTAAGCATTAACCGCCTATTACAAACACAATATTATTTAGTTACTTTTTCAATTTCGATCGGAACACCCTAGACATCTACTCGATATATCTTAAGAACTTGTAAATAAAGGAACCGCCAATAAATTGGACGGCCCCTTCATAGGTAATATTATTATTTGGTATCCCACCAAAGTCTGGTGTTCAATTCATCTGGACCTTGTGCGGCAACAGCTGCTTCATAGTTTTTACCATTCAAGCCAGCTTCCGTATTCGGGTATGCCTGACGAACAGGGATCTTTTTGTCGATTGACAAAGGAGCCGGACCAGGATGTAACTCTGGGAATCCAGTTCTTCTCCAGTCCACCCAGCTTTCATAACCATTTGCTTGGTAGTTAGCCAACCATTTTTGGGTAATGATCAACTTCAAACCATTTGCTGCACTATAAGCTACACCACTTTGCGTAAAGTAGGATGCTGGCGCAGTTACCCCTTGTTGTTGCATGGATGCATCGATACCTTTTTTGTAAAAAGTAGCAGCGTCTCCAGTTCCCCAACCGCGATAAGCAGCCTCAGCTAACATAAACTGAATTTGTGCATAAGTTGTGATTGGCAAACCATAGTTTTGAGCAGTGAATTTTTTACCGATCAACGAAACAGTTTCTTGGTTCAAATCATCATCCGCATTGGCCAAACCATAAGGCATACCTTTATAACCACCCCCTTGAACCACTTTTTCTGCATAAACTGGCAGACGAGGATCAGCTAAGTCTTCCAACGTTTCGATCATTTTTTCACTTACCGCATAATCCGTTCTTTTACCAACGAAGTAGTTGTTATAAAGCGGGTTTTGGTTATTGGCATCGTTCAGGTAAGCAAAAACAGCGTTGTCAGCATTACTAGCGATTGCTCCTGCAGCATAAGCACTAGCAAACTCCGCTTTAGCTAAATTTGGATCAACATCCGCTAAGTGAATAGCAGCAACCATACGTAAAGAGTTGGCCCATTTTACCCATTTAGAAACATTCCCTTGGAAAAGGATATCACCATTTAATGCTTCACCAGTCTTTAATTGCGCAGCTGCTTCTTTCAATTCTTTCAACAAAGAAGTGTAGATATCCTTTTGTGTATCGTATTTAGGTGTCAATACTTCTTTACCTTTTAAGGCTTCTGAGTACGGCAACATTCCCCATCTGTCTGTCATGTGCAGATAAAAGAAAGCTTTCAAAATTCGAGATACCCCAATTTGGTTATCCGTGCTACCACCTTTTTGAACATAAGGTAAGTTTGCAGTTGCTGGATCAGAGTTTAAATTAAGGATGGTTTGTGCATCCAATAATGGCCCATTGTAATAAGCTGAAAAATCATAGAACTTATTTTGGAACCTAGACTCATTGGTATATTGAATCTCGGCCATATACTGGGGATATATATCCTTTGCCCAACCAGCGATACCGTTTCCTTGGTTACCAATTTGACGGATCACATTACTTATCAACAGCTCGGTATTAGGATCGGCTGGATTATTTGGATCTTTGTTAATCTCTTCAAAATCTTTGGTACAAGAAACTGAAAGACCAATCAAAACAAATCCAAGTATTGTATTTAAAAATTTCTTTTTCATAAACTTAATAGATTTACAGGCTAAACCTTAGATTAAAACCAAATGTCCTTGTGTTAGGCAACTGACCACCTTCGAACCATGAGCCTTCTAAGATGGAAGGGTCAAAGTTTCTGTTTTTAGCATAAATCAAGAATGGATTTTGTGCAATCAGGGTTAATGAAACTTTCTTGAATGGAGTTTTACCAAACATTCTGTCAGGGAAAGTATAACCGATGTTGATTTCACGCATTTTGATATATGAAGCATCATATACCCAGTTTTCCCAAATGTTACCTGAGTTCAATTTGTCTTGATATAATTGCTGAACATCAACATACACATCATTTGGAGTTCCATCTTCTTTCACACCATCAAGGAGAACACCACCACCTTGATCAACTGGATCACGTTTAGGATTTCCTTTATCGTTCACACCTGCTGTTTCTTCGTACAATCCAGAACCATTACCGAACATGGAAGAAATAGACATGTATTTACCACCTTTTTGAAAGTCTAGCGAGAAACCTGCAGTAATTCCTTTGTAGTTGAACTGTGAAGTTAAACCACCTGTGAAATCAGGAAGGATAGAACCTAGATCGACGTCGCCTGAAGTAGGGACATAAAACCCGTCAGCTCCAACGATTTTTTCGCCTTTATCATTTCTTTTGAAACCTGAACCAGTCAACATACCGAATGCTTCACCTTTACGGGCATTAACAGCGATTACCGGTGCACCTACGAAACCAAATGAGTTTCTGGTACCATCCACTGTAACCCTAAGGTTGTTTACAACGATATTATTTACTGGATCCTCGTATAGTTCAACAACTTTGTTTTTGTTGATACCAATGTTTGCATTCAAGTTCCAGGAGAAATTATCATTCTTAATCGGGGTACCACCTAATGAGAACTCATGACCCCAGTTGTCAATTTGACCAGCGTTGATCGCTGTAGTCGCATATCCAGATGCTGAAGTTACCGTCAAAGGAATAATTTGGTCTTTTGATGAACGTGTGTAGTAGTTGTAATCAAAAGTCAAACGGTCATGGAAGAATCTTAATTCCGTACCTACTTCAATAGATGAAGATAGCGTAGGTTTAAGTTCTGTATTCACCAATTGGTTAGGCACTGTCAATAAAGGACTAGAGCCATAAGGATTTCCGATGGAATAAGTTTGTGCAACCCTGAATGGATCAGTATCCGTACCAACGCGAGCGATGGAAGCTCTTAATTTACCATAGCTGAACCAATCTGACTCAATAAATTCAGAGAACAAGAATGATCCAGAAACACCTCCGTATAAGTAGGAGTTATTTTTCTTAGGTAAACTTGAAGACCAGTCATTTCTAGCATTAGCTTCTAAGAATAAGAAGTCTCTGAAACCTAAAGTAATATATCCGTATAGGGAGTTTACTTTATAATCGCTTAAGAAAGAGTTCAGGGTAGGTCTGTTTTTGGACGCTGAAAGGGTATACAGATCAGGAACAGCTAGACCACCTGCAGTACGTGCATCAGTATATGTACGTTTGTTTCTTCTGTTTTCTACGAAAACAGCAGCTGAAATATCAAAATCTTG contains:
- a CDS encoding outer membrane beta-barrel protein — its product is MVRLGSTHPKFGQLAAFSPQPDNVKSFFETGVTASTNVAVSKRTDDLNSRLSYTNLSRTGVMPNSKQGKHWLGANAALNLSDKLTVSTNLNFIFENRFNTPIDGYSSGPQSSFNQWFARNLNMDDLKDYQRPDGTYRSWNMISPTNTDPKYWDNPYTHVYKNISNDIRKRLYGNVSAVYKFNENWKASAIARGNFFNGEQNSRIASNTLSQDEYYQYLNNQQELNFVGSIDYTTKVQDFDISAAVFVENRRNKRTYTDARTAGGLAVPDLYTLSASKNRPTLNSFLSDYKVNSLYGYITLGFRDFLFLEANARNDWSSSLPKKNNSYLYGGVSGSFLFSEFIESDWFSYGKLRASIARVGTDTDPFRVAQTYSIGNPYGSSPLLTVPNQLVNTELKPTLSSSIEVGTELRFFHDRLTFDYNYYTRSSKDQIIPLTVTSASGYATTAINAGQIDNWGHEFSLGGTPIKNDNFSWNLNANIGINKNKVVELYEDPVNNIVVNNLRVTVDGTRNSFGFVGAPVIAVNARKGEAFGMLTGSGFKRNDKGEKIVGADGFYVPTSGDVDLGSILPDFTGGLTSQFNYKGITAGFSLDFQKGGKYMSISSMFGNGSGLYEETAGVNDKGNPKRDPVDQGGGVLLDGVKEDGTPNDVYVDVQQLYQDKLNSGNIWENWVYDASYIKMREINIGYTFPDRMFGKTPFKKVSLTLIAQNPFLIYAKNRNFDPSILEGSWFEGGQLPNTRTFGFNLRFSL
- a CDS encoding SusC/RagA family TonB-linked outer membrane protein; the encoded protein is MISVAFAQDRQVSGKVTSVTDGAPLSGVSVALVGTSIATQTDADGGYTITVADGKTVLNFSFVGYTSKRVDVANQTTANVQLVEDEMSLDEVVVVGYGSTTKEAFTGSAKKVDGTKLQQKNTSNVSQAIAGEVAGLQVTNTTGQPGTASTVRIRGFGSVNGNRDPLYVVDGVPFSGNITSINNADIDNVTVLKDAAATAIYGSRGANGVIVITTKTGRGQSSFIEADVNFGTNMSLLPRYDVIKSPEDYIGLSWEAMYNEGVLAGEDGAAYANEYLFSDRGINPLNNLWNVSSVSDLIDPVTRKVKNNVTRKFDPENWEDHAFQNAARTDLNVRFGGATDKTNYFTSFGYLGDKGYSINSDFERFTGRLSLDHKVTNWLTVGMNTNYSKVERNTGGQSEDSGSIFWFVDNIPSIYPLFERDENGNKIDDNIFGGYVYDYGTNSGRKFGSLTNAIADATYDIKRHKRNELNGRAYVNFNIIDGLTFENSLGIQYYNNIYNDRANKFYGSSASQNGSLYQSRTELNYFNLLNLLRYRKDFGDHSLEALVAHEAVKWESNILNASGYNLVDNNILDFNNVIVSNPVKSYTEAYALESYFGQVNYDYKNKYYLSGTVRRDGSSRFKKDKWGTFGSLGAGWIVSNEDFMQDQDIFNFLKYKVSYGVLGEQAGVGYYPGYDLYSVDNLNNNPAFSFVTKGNEDLTWETSKMFQTGIEFELGNYISGTIEYYVKNTDNLIFDRGVGPSIGYPTIKVNDGQLRNQGIEFDLVGHILKGQDYYLDLGINGESFKNKITKMPIEPSTNLPKEIDIQGVYGWSKDHSLYDFYMRDFVGVDAETGESQFKVFYTDNNANGQFDTGEQITSLALFDNPENKEIKEGTTTVYSEATQHYVGKSAIPKLRGAVNLRAGYKGFDLSVQMLYSLGGYAYDGAYAILMNNDVIGGNNWHTDMFNRWQQPGDITNVPRLNNDNDVGVNSSSTRFLTSANYLMLNNVRLGYNFKTNVLDAIGAKALGIWVSADNLAIASARKGFNPSTHQAGSSSMYRYSPLSTVSAGLRVKF
- a CDS encoding SusD/RagB family nutrient-binding outer membrane lipoprotein, which codes for MKKKFLNTILGFVLIGLSVSCTKDFEEINKDPNNPADPNTELLISNVIRQIGNQGNGIAGWAKDIYPQYMAEIQYTNESRFQNKFYDFSAYYNGPLLDAQTILNLNSDPATANLPYVQKGGSTDNQIGVSRILKAFFYLHMTDRWGMLPYSEALKGKEVLTPKYDTQKDIYTSLLKELKEAAAQLKTGEALNGDILFQGNVSKWVKWANSLRMVAAIHLADVDPNLAKAEFASAYAAGAIASNADNAVFAYLNDANNQNPLYNNYFVGKRTDYAVSEKMIETLEDLADPRLPVYAEKVVQGGGYKGMPYGLANADDDLNQETVSLIGKKFTAQNYGLPITTYAQIQFMLAEAAYRGWGTGDAATFYKKGIDASMQQQGVTAPASYFTQSGVAYSAANGLKLIITQKWLANYQANGYESWVDWRRTGFPELHPGPAPLSIDKKIPVRQAYPNTEAGLNGKNYEAAVAAQGPDELNTRLWWDTK
- a CDS encoding RagB/SusD family nutrient uptake outer membrane protein; translated protein: MKKSLNIVLISSLLFTASCSKDFLDEKPTEELSTEQLEEAAKQDPALLKGNIAGLYSTMYNLFSAQGAAEESHDDFGQKGYDIYTDMLCSDMVLAGRNYGWYDQIARYITTTDYTKLEASHAWKYYYKIIFAANTVIDALGGTDVEIPAEDIEQRHIMGQAKAMRAYSYFYLANLYAKEYGTGSEMILPIYTSTDQPNQPLSSTKDVYDLIVSDLNTSIAYLDNFNRTSKDQINKYVAKGLLAYALGARGTQADWQQVVTLTNDILANGGFPLTTKRESAAILNENGIVTNPESGFNNVNTPSWMWGVDLTLASNLDLVSWWGQVDYFTYSYAAAGDPKTIDKGLYDKIPADDVRKSQFNAKNLMPMNKFFAPERKAMGQRNVVTDYIYMRVDEMQILNAEAYANLNNAASAAESLKKVVSLRKADVNYISNLSGQALKNEIYLQTRIEFWGEGKSYLAMKRNKATITRGSNHLSFPGQSFRYNDEKLTFPIPQVEIQNNPQI
- a CDS encoding SusC/RagA family TonB-linked outer membrane protein encodes the protein MKQRLLKFIFVFICLCGTAYAQDREVTGRVTSASDGTPLAGVSVSVVGTSVATQTSSDGTYNISANADASLRFSYVGYQSQTVKVAGRTSINMVLNAGDEAIEEVLVTAQGIERTAKSIGYATQKVGGEDLVQRSETNVLNSLQGKVAGVTIGSASGQPGSSTNINIRGITSFGGNNQPLIVVDGIIFSNDTDNSQNTLFGSQPSNRLNDIPPDNIESINILKGPAASALYGSRASAGVLMITTKSGKGLGGKTEVTLNSSMNFQNVGYLPKFQEMYGQGSQNIYNNQSTLSWGPRFGTLEEVIQGGTGLTVPYRAYPNNIKDFYKTGSFYQNSLNLAGGDEKSNFVAGVSSTIQKGIVPESKYNRHTANIGGSRNLENGIKISGTINYAKTSQRGATMGNGGSAFGQITRIPISYDLHGTPILSPAGQRQYFLPTQNSPLWSIQNEFFQSEVDRAYGNLVVGYDFTDWLSASYRVTADTYFDQRSQIQRPGAARAPLGTIDEDTRFRSELNGDLMITAKKDDIFMEGLDANLLLGQNINSRSYRYSGVIGSSLAIPMFDNVSNASVFTSSYAGKTLRRLIGYYGQLSLGYNDYLFLELTGRADQSSTLPEKNNTYFYPSASLSFVPTTAFENLRGEILSYWKIRGNVARVGRDADPYLLSSVYGPAGYGNNTANITFPLSVGGSSITGFQIGSTIGNPELKPEFVTSYEVGTQLGLFNNRIDLDFTYFSTRSASQIFDVAVSNSSGYNSFTSNIGEMTNRGIEVLLGGYPVRKDNFSWHINFNFTKIRNNVVAIFGKEPVGGDEVTSTVIPGINSFIGIAPSIAEGYPYGVIVGAQHARNDAGQFLINPVTGGFAPAIGNRVIASPQKDYTLGFTNTINYKGLSLMALFDIQKGGQIFSFSQVDMRSGGMVDITAVDRDKPRILPGVIEIKDADGNVTGYRPNDIQISSQAYWQGLGGIGSEAAVFDATSYRLREVSLNYTLPNSLLQKTPFGQISVGVSGRNLWMFAPGFPGDPEMNTQGAGNVQGMDLNGAPTARNYGFNLRVTF